The following coding sequences are from one Eucalyptus grandis isolate ANBG69807.140 chromosome 11, ASM1654582v1, whole genome shotgun sequence window:
- the LOC104426268 gene encoding uncharacterized protein LOC104426268, producing MAMDSSLKGEPAGEQPEREEPTAEQDEEGEARNFEFTFVDGGSELPAMVAADEIFCNGRMRPLCPILHEAVLPDIAIQDRDDDGLNSRNSRKRPSRRPLKKLMSEERDLFASGSSSEADELDRVAPEMYCAWTPKSSGASQIRSKSKSNSTHDSKRWKLKAMLSD from the coding sequence ATGGCCATGGATAGCTCGCTCAAGGGAGAACCTGCTGGAGAACAGCCAGAACGAGAAGAGCCAACCGCTGAGCAAGACGAAGAGGGTGAAGCACGCAATTTTGAGTTCACATTTGTCGATGGGGGTTCGGAGTTGCCTGCGATGGTAGCTGCTGATGAGATCTTCTGCAATGGTCGGATGAGGCCTCTGTGCCCCATCCTCCATGAAGCTGTGCTGCCCGATATTGCGATCCAAGACCGGGATGACGACGGCCTTAATTCCAGGAACTCGAGGAAAAGGCCTTCGCGCAGGCCACTTAAGAAGCTCATGAGCGAAGAACGAGACCTGTTTGCGTCCGGCTCTTCCTCCGAAGCGGATGAACTCGACCGCGTAGCTCCAGAAATGTATTGTGCGTGGACGCCAAAATCATCAGGAGCATCGCAGATACGCTCTAAAAGCAAGAGCAATTCTACTCATGATTCAAAAAGGTGGAAACTCAAAGCTATGCTCTCTGATTGA